A DNA window from Trypanosoma brucei brucei TREU927 chromosome 10, whole genome shotgun sequence contains the following coding sequences:
- a CDS encoding ABC1 protein, putative → MRDSKSKEVGLHPQLFTVLQTDHLFSYQFISESSLFFPCLWLGAPTLNEMTVNAITGSIGNVARGVAKVVSAVTGASCSGGVSSNVNAFASAVQRRTPTAKKPSPLPRELQTHLNGSNRAKMRTAVYRTVPSTRAARAAGFGTLFLRLGWDKLVGSEAGDKMLPVNSHMRIVETLCRMRGAVMKLGQMLSIQDDNTIPSNITSLFERVRDSAYAMPPKQLEQTLAKEYNDKNWRQELFKEFITEPIAAASIGQVHRAAVSDQDTGEKVAVAVKVQYPGVAQSIDSDVANLRMLMSLNILPPGMFVDNILDELQQELKTECSYSKEAEKQLRYAELLQQSPELKEVFVVPKVYKSLSTDRVLVTQMLSGVSIDKLASLVGMQDVKDYVARSMLHLTLTELFQWRFMQTDPNYSNFLFCPQTNKIGLIDFGAAREYNQEFVKDYLDVVAAAARRDRQTVIEKSIKLGFLKGNEMKEMLNAHAESVLLLGLPFNNRDVPFDFSKENLPSRIQGYVPTIVRLRLCPPPTPIYSLHRRLSGAILLSTKLKATVPSGELFWNIYDELTSV, encoded by the coding sequence ATGCGAGATtcaaaaagtaaagaggTAGGATTACATCCCCAGCTATTTACGGTGCTGCAAACCgatcatcttttttcttatcagTTTATTTCAGAGAGTTCGTTGTTCTTCCCGTGTCTGTGGTTAGGTGCGCCAACACTGAATGAAATGACAGTAAACGCAATTACAGGTTCTATTGGTAATGTGGCGCGTGGTGTTGCAAAGGTGGTGAGCGCTGTGACTGGAGCTAGCTGTTCAGGTGGGGTATCCTCAAATGTCAATGCTTTCGCATCGGCGGTACAGCGGAGAACTCCTACAGCCAAAAAACCATCACCATTGCCAAGGGAGCTACAGACACACCTCAATGGTTCCAACAGGGCGAAAATGAGGACCGCCGTGTATCGAACAGTACCCTCAACACGGGCCGCCAGGGCGGCTGGGTTTGGCACCCTTTTCCTAAGGCTTGGTTGGGATAAACTTGTGGGCTCCGAGGCGGGAGATAAAATGCTCCCTGTTAACAGCCACATGCGCATTGTAGAGACCCTTTGCCGGATGCGTGGGGCGGTTATGAAACTCGGACAGATGCTCAGCATTCAAGATGATAATACGATTCCGTCCAACATCACCAGTTTATTTGAGCGCGTGCGGGATAGTGCTTATGCCATGCCACCTAAGCAGCTAGAGCAGACGCTGGCGAAGGAGTACAACGACAAAAATTGGAGGCAGGAACTTTTCAAGGAGTTCATCACGGAGCCCATTGCGGCAGCTAGCATTGGGCAGGTGCACCGAGCTGCCGTTAGCGACCAAGACACGGGTGAAAAGGTAGCCGTAGCCGTGAAGGTACAATACCCCGGTGTGGCCCAGAGCATTGACTCGGACGTGGCGAACTTACGTATGCTTATGTCGTTGAACATTCTGCCCCCGGGAATGTTTGTCGACAACATCCTGGACGAATTGCAACAAGAATTGAAGACGGAGTGTTCCTATAGTAAAGAAGCAGAGAAGCAACTGCGGTATGCCGAATTGTTGCAGCAAAGCCCGGAGCTTAAGGAAGTTTTCGTCGTCCCGAAGGTATATAAGTCCCTTTCAACGGACCGTGTGCTTGTCACGCAGATGCTATCGGGTGTGTCGATTGACAAACTTGCCTCGTTGGTGGGGATGCAGGACGTGAAGGATTACGTTGCACGCTCTATGTTGCACCTGACACTTACCGAACTCTTCCAATGGCGTTTCATGCAGACCGATCCCAACTATTCAAACTTCCTATTTTGTccccaaacaaacaaaattggTCTTATCGACTTCGGAGCGGCCCGTGAGTACAACCAAGAGTTTGTGAAGGATTaccttgatgttgttgccgcGGCCGCACGCCGAGACCGCCAGACAGTTATTGAAAAAAGCATTAAACTGGGGTTTCTGAAAGGTAACGAGATGAAGGAGATGCTGAACGCCCACGCGGAAAGTGTGTTGCTTTTGGGTTTGCCCTTCAACAACCGGGACGTACCATTCGATTTCTCAAAGGAGAACTTGCCTTCGCGCATTCAGGGTTACGTGCCAACGATAGTCAGATTGCGGCTTTGTCCGCCTCCTACGCCCATCTACTCACTGCACCGTAGACTCAGCGGTGCCATTCTGCTTTCGACAAAACTGAAGGCAACTGTTCCGTCGGGTGAACTCTTTTGGAATATATACGATGAATTAACGAGCGTGTGA